The Nocardia vinacea genome contains the following window.
GTCGCGGGCTGTAGCAGCAACGACGACTCGGCGAAGCACTCGAATTCCGCTGCGCCGACCACGCCTCGCGAACAGTTGGTGCTGACCCCGGAGGAATTCCCCGCGGGCACAAAGAAACTCGATCTGCCGCCGGAGCAGCTGCAGTCGACGGTCGGCGATCTCACCGCAACCCAGCAGAATGCCACCTTCACACCGGCGGAATGTGGTTCCACGCAGCAGGATCTCGCAGCGGCGACCAAGGAACTGCTCGCGCAGTCGGCCATCTCCGCGGCGACCGGTAAGTCGGGCCAGATCTTTGTCGAATTCGTCTCCGGGCGGACCGGAGATCTGCAACGGATCGCCGACGGCAATAAGCGCTGCGGTTCGGTCGAGGTGGTCGCGACCTACGATGGCCACCAGGTTACCGCATCGCAGCGCGTCACGAGTCAGCCTGTGCCCCAGGAACTGAATGGCGCGAATGCAATCGCCTACCACGCGACCAGCACCGCGACGACGGACGCCAGCGGTACTCCACTGACACAGAACGCGTACCTGGGCTACGCCGAGGTCCGGGGCATCACGGTCGCGGTTCGCGTTGCCGCGCTGGATGATTCGCTCGACCAGGCGGCCTTCGATCAGTTCTTCGTCGCGGCGGTGCAGAAGGTGGTGAAGGCGGCCTAGCCTATTTGCGGACGATCAGTTCCAACGCGATATTGTCCGGATCCCGGAATTCGAGGATATAGCTGAACCCGATGTCCTTGATATCTTCGCGCGCGACCCCGCAGGCATCGAGATGCGCTGCGGCAGCCTCCAATTCGGCCAGTGAGTTCAGCGGGAACGCGAGATGATCGAGCCCGACCCGGTCTTCGTCGAAGGTATCGGTGCCGACCGGCCGCAACCCGATCATCCCGTGCTCCATCCGATAGATCACCCCGCCGAACAGGAACCCGAACTGCTGCCGCGTCGCCTCGTCCGCATCGGCGGGCACCTCCAGCGCGACCGGCCATCCGAACACCTTCTCGTAGAACGCCCGCGACCGATCGATATCGCAAA
Protein-coding sequences here:
- a CDS encoding VOC family protein translates to MPIATNAIAHVRLTVCDIDRSRAFYEKVFGWPVALEVPADADEATRQQFGFLFGGVIYRMEHGMIGLRPVGTDTFDEDRVGLDHLAFPLNSLAELEAAAAHLDACGVAREDIKDIGFSYILEFRDPDNIALELIVRK